AATAATGCGGGTATTACAAGTGATAGTTTTTTTCATAAAATGTCATTGGAAAGTTGGAAAAGTGTAATCGATACTAATCTAAATTCATTATTTTATATTACACAACCAATATATAAAATAATGAAAGAGAACGGCGGTGGAAAAATAATTAACATTTCATCTGTTAATGGTCAAAAGGGTCAGGCAGGTCAAGTAAATTATTCATCTTCGAAGGCTGGTGTCCATGGATTTACAATGGCATTAGCGCAAGAAGGCGCTAGAAGTAATATTTTAGTTAATACAATATCTCCGGGTTATACAAACACCGAAATGATGAAGAATATTAGAGTTGATATATTGCAAGGCATAAAAGACAACATTCCACTAGGGCGACTGGCTGAGCCAAAAGAAATTGCTAATGTAGCTTCATTTCTTGCAAGTGATTGTTGCTCATACATTACAGGTGCGAATATTCCTGTAAATGGCGGCTTATTCATAGGGTAATTATAAAATGGCATATTTAACAGATATTGAATTACAAAGTGTTGGCTTTAAAGCGCTTGGTAAGAATGTCAAAATTAGCGACAAAGCTGCAATATATAATCCAGATCAAATTGAGATTGGTAATAACAGCCGAATTGATGATTTTTGTGTTATTTCAGGTAACGTAAAAATAGGTCAATATGTCCACATAGCACCATTTTGTCTAGTTGCTGGCGGTGAGAAAGGTATTCAAATGGATGACTTTTCAGGTTTAGCTTATCAAGTACAAGTATTCAGTCAGTCGGATGATTACTCTGGTCGAACTTTAACAAACCCTACAATACCGACTAAATATAAAAAAGAGACGAAAAAACATGTGCATTTAGCTAAGCATGTAATTGTCGGTGCTGGATCAATTGTTTTCCCAGGAGTAAAGCTTACAGAGGGCTGCTCTGTAGGTGCCATGTCTCTAGTTAACAAAACTACTGAGCCTTGGGGGATTTACGTTGGAAATCCAGCAAAGCGTGTAAAAGAAAGAAAGAAAAACCTACTTGAACTAGAAATTGAATTTTTAAGAGATAGCAATGGTTCCTTTTAATATACCTCCTAAAGTAGGTACAGAATTAGCGTATATCGAACAAGCGATTGCATCAGACAAGTTATGCGGCGATGGTTACTTCTCTAAAAAATGCGAAAAATGGTTTGAAGACAGCTTCAACACAACAAAAGCATTACTAACCCCCTCATGTACAGCATCGCTAGAGCTAGCTGCTATTTTGATTGATATTCGACCTGGTGATGAAGTTATAATGCCTTCATACACATTTGTATCGACGGCTAATGCATTTGTATTACGTGGTGCAAAAATTATATTTGTTGACGCTCGCCCAGACACAATGAATATGGATGAAACACTCATTGGAGCTGCAATTACGGCTAAAACAAAAGCAATAGTGCCAGTACATTACGCAGGTGTAGCTTGTGAAATGGATACAATACTCGCTATCGCAGAAAAACATAATTTGTGGGTCGTAGAAGACGCCGCACAAGGCGTAATGTCTACCTATAAAGGTAAAGCCTTAGGAACTCTTGGTCATATAGGGTGTTATAGCTTTCATGAAACTAAAAACTACTCATCGGGTGGTGAAGGTGGGGCAATTTTAATTAATGACCCTAAGCTGGTTAAGCGAGCTGAGGTTATACGTGAGAAAGGAACAAACCGTAGTCAGTTCCTGCATGGCATCGTCGATAAATACACATGGCAAGACATAGGCTCGAGCTTTTTACCAAGCGAGTTACAAGCTGCATATTTATATGCTCAACTTGAAGCAGCAGACACGATAAATAATTATCGTTTATCAATCTGGGAGCGTTATTACAGTGAGCTTAGCCTAAAACTAAAAGCTGAGCAGCTACCTCATATTCCAGATTCATTAACGCATAACGCGCATATGTTTCATATAAAATTGAGCTCAAATGAAGAGCGAAATGAATTTATTAATTATATGAAAGCGCAAGATATTACGACACCTTTTCATTATATCCCTCTGCACTCAAGCCCTGCAGGAAAACAGTTTGGCGAGTTTTTAGGCAATGATACTTATACAACGCAAGAGAGTTCAAGGCTAGTACGTTTACCGCTGTATTATGGAATGACTACAGAAAATCAAGACAAAGTAATAAAAGCGTGTTTGGACTTTTTTCTTGAAAGCTAAAACAATTTTACAATTTGCTTTAGGCCCAATTGGTGCTGCACTTCTTGGGTTTATAACCCTACCGTTTGTTGCTTGGTTTTTTACAGTTGAAGATGTCGGCCGTTTGACTATGTTGCAAGTGGTTTTAGGGTTAGCTGTATCTTTATTTAGTTTATCAATGCATCAAGCTTATGTTCGTGAATACCATGAAAAGGCTGATAAGGAAGCTTTATTAAAATTAAGTATTCTTCCAGGTTTAGCCCTAATTACTATTGTTGCATTGATAGCCTTATTACAGCCTTTCTCTATTTCTAAATTATTATTTGGGATAGATTCAAATTCGCTAACGGTATTATTATTTGTGGGATTGTTAGCTAGTTTTTTTATTAACTTTTTAGCGCATGTAATTCGTATGCAAGAACGCGGTTTAGCTTTTTCTATAACGCAGATTGCTCCTAAGTTATTCTTACTCATATTAATAAGCTTAATAATGCTTTTTGGCTTAAAAGCTGAATTTTATACGCTTATGTTAATGAATACGTTAGCGATAGCGTTTTCATTAATTATATTTGCTTGGTTAACAAAGGGGTCGTGGATTGCAGCTCTTACGAAGCGAATTGATACCGTATTATTAAAGGGAATGCTAACATTTAGTTTGCCGCTAGTTGCCGGAGGTATTGCTTACTGGGGGGTGAGTACCATGGACAGGTTCTTCCTTAGAAGTTTAGCCGGTTTTGAGGAACTCGGTATTTATTCGTTGTCAGCAGCTCTAGCTGGGGTTATATCGGTTGTTACATCTATTTTTTCTAGTATATGGCACCCGCTTCTTTATCGTTGGGTAAAAGAAGGCTCAGAGAAAAGTAAAATCGAGTGTGTTGTTGAGAATATGGTGTTATTTGTTGTGCTGATTTGGTCTTTATTTGGTTTATTATCCTTTATTATCCCTTTATTTTTGCCTCAGGAATACTCCGCTATAGAGTATTTAATAGTAGCATGCATAGCTATGCCTTTATTTTACTTATTAAGCGAGGTGACAGGTGTAGGGATTGGTATAACCCGCAGAACTAATTTTTCTATGTTAGCGTCTTTTATAGCATTTGTAGTTAATGCAACTCTAAACTATTTATTAATACCTTATTATGGGGCATCTGGAGCTGCATTAGCTTCAATTTTTGCATTTTTTATTTTTTTTACAGTAAAGACAGAATCTAGCGCGCATATATGGAAGGCTATACCAAGAGTTAAAATTTATGTATTGATGATTGGTTATGTAGCTGCTACATGCATTATGGTCATTACAAAAGCAAATGAACCGGCGCTAATGTGGATTTGGGTTTTCCTACTAATTTTGAGTTGCGCTCTATTTTCTAAAAGATTAGCAGAAACATATTGTTATTTAAAAAACTATTTAATAAAAAGGGTTTGAATGTTATTTATTTATGGTGCTTTACCAGTAGGTGGTATTGAAACGTTTTTTATGCGAATGGCTAAAGAACGTCACAGATTAGGGTTGCATACAAGCATTCTTCTTTTGTCATTACCACACGAAAGTAACTCTGAATTATTAAACGAAATGAAAAAGTATGCAAACGTACTATTTCCTAATGATATATTTTTAAATTTAGGAAAATTCACACGCAGATTACCTTTACTCGTGCCCGTTAAAAAAAGAGCATTAGAGCGTATTTTAGAAAATGTAGATCAGATACATGCAAGCGATGGAATGCATGCACTAGTGGGGTATCGCTTATCAAATATATTAAATAAAAATATAGTTGTTACGGTTGGTTTTTATCATTACATAAAGTTTTTGTGGGGCGGTGATAATGTTGCTTGGCATGAAAAAGTTAATCGCAAATTTATATTTGATTTTTTACCCGAAAAATCCCTACTTTTTTTCTCGGAAGGCAATCGCCAATTATATGTAAAACATAAGCGTAAAAAATTGACCGATGCAAATACTTTTAGATTAGGAGTTATCGATAAAAAAGATATAAAAGTTTCAGGTGAAGTAAAATTACCAATAAAAATATTAGCAATAGGGCGACTAGTTGATTTTAAAACATATAATTTTTATATGATTAAGGTCTTAAAGAATTTAAAAACGAAAGGGTTTAATGTTCAATTTGACATTTATGGTGATGGCCCTTTAAAAGCACAAATAGCCGATGAAATAAACAAAGCTGGACTGAGTGAATCTATTCATTTGAAAGGGACATTAGACTATCTAAAGTTTGATGAAACAGTGAGTAACTATAATTTATTCATAGGTAGTGGTACTGCTATAATCCAAGCCGCAGCATTAGGTTTGCCAAGTATTGTAGGCGTTGAAAATGTTATAGAAGCTGAAACATATGGGTATTTTAGCGATGTTAACCAATATGAATACAATCTAAAGGGATTGGATTTAGAAATGATATCGGTTGAGACAATTATTGAAGATTATATCAATATGAATACTCAGCAAAGAAAAGCCCTAATATCTAGTCATTTAGAGTGCATTGATAGTTTTACTAATGAGTCTTGTCAAAAATCAATGGATGAATTGAAATATATAACTATGCCAGCTAAAAAATTAAAATATAACCGCTGGATTTATGAATTTTCAAGAATATTAGACAGAGTTAGCATGCGTTTTAATAAAAGGCATCCTTATTTAACTCGTTTTGAAGGTTTTGAGAAAAACTAACTTTAACTTGATTAAATACGACATATTTAGAAGTGAAAATTATACTTAAGTATGTAATAAGTTAGGTTGTTAGAAGTGAAAAAGAATTGATACTTTCTGTAGGTATTTATTTTAAAATATTTAAGACATTTTTACGATTATAATTATTAGCTTATAAATATATAGCAGTTTTAATAAAGTATTGACACTCACTTTTTAAATTTACTCTATATGCAATGGAAAATGGTATAAAAATTAATTAAAGGTTTTTAGTATGAGTATAATTAGAAAAATCAGAAGTAATCTTTATAGTAATTCAAATTTATTACGTAGGTGTTGGTTTTACTTAAGTTTTTATAGAAGAAATGGGTATTTTTTAACAGCTTTAAACCCAACAACATTTAATGAGAAAGTTCATATCAGAAAGAGTAACCCTTCTAACCCGCTGTTTTCTATATGTTCAGATAAGCTTGCCGTTAAAACGTGGATTACTGAAAAAGGGCTATCTGAAATTGTAATCGAAACTTACTATTCCGGTAAAATTATTACTTATGATACGTTAAAAAATATTATCCATGAAAATGGTGATGTATTACTCAAAGCAAATCATAACTCTGGGCCCGTTTATTTATTAACAGAGTCTTGTAGTGATGAACAAATTAAATACGCTTGTGACGATGTAAATAAGCAGTTAAAAGTTGATTATGGGAAACTCAAAAATGAGCCATGGTATAGCGATATTCCTCCTTCAATATTAGTTGAAAAAAGGTTGCTACCTCACCTTGGAGAGTCAAGTTTAAGAGACTACAAGTTTCATGTTTTCAAGCAATCAGATGGCGATGCAAAAGTTATCTTACACATCGACTTTGAAAGGGATGCAGCACATCATCGTTCTTTTTTTGATGAGAACCTAAATTGGATTCCTATGACGAGTGTATATCCATCAATAATTACTCAAATCGAAAGGCCAAAAAACTTTGAGACTATGCTAGAACTTGCTAAAAGTTTAGCAAAAGATTTTAGCTATGCCCGTGTTGATTTTTATAATGTAGATGGAAAAATATATTTTGGTGAGCTTACTTTTGCTCATGAATCGGGCGATGCAGGCTTTAACTCATATGCTTACGATAAGTGGTTAGGTGATTTATGGCAGCAAGATCCAAGGATGTAATGCTTTGATAAAAAAATGCTTTGAAAAGAAAATAACGCTTTTTATCAGTTCACTCGCAGGTGGTGGTGCTGAGGGGGTGTGTGTCACTGTCGCCAGTGGTTTAGCTGAAGCCGGTTGGGATGTAACGCTTGTAATACTTACATTGGAAAATGCTGTTTATCACACTCGATTAAGCAAAAAAGTAAATTTAGTTGTATTAGATTTACCAAATGCTCGCAGTTCTATTTTACCTATATATAATTATTTAAAAATACATAAACCGGCTAAAGTAGTTGTTTTTAATTACGAACTCAGCCTTATATTGTTATTGATTAAGCTTTTTATGAGGGTTAATGTAAAAATTATAAGTAGGAATATAAACTCTCTTTCTGAAAATTCAAAAAGTGTTAAAAGGAGTTTTCGTACTTCTGTATTTTCTTTCTTACTCATGAAAGTTTACAAAAAATCTGATCATATTGTTAATCAGTGTGAAGGCATGAGAACTGATTTGTTATCAGTGTTTCCAAAATTGAAAAATAAAACAAGTGTTATATATAACCCTGTAAACACAACAGTCGAAAAAGAAGCTGTTAATATAAAGCCAAGCGAAGTGTTTAAAGACGATTATATTTTATGTGTGGGTAGACTCGAAGATCAAAAAGCATTTCATTTTGCGATTCAGGCTTTTTCTGTCGTATCGAAAAATCACCCTAGTTTAAGACTTAAAATAGTTGGTCAAGGTAGTTTAGAGCAGAAATTAAAGCAACTTGTAACAGACTTTAATTTGAGTGAAAAAGTCGATTTTGAAGGCTTTCAAAAAAACGTAATCCCTTATTACTTGCATGCTAAGGTCACACTACTAACCTCTTTGTACGAAGGCTTCCCCAATACTTTAGTTGAGTCTATTTCCTTAGGTACACCTGTCGTTGCGTTTAATTGTAAAAGTGGTCCAAGCGAAATAATAAAACAAGGTAATAATGGCTATTTGGTTGAGTATCAAAATATAAATAGCCTGCAGGATTATTTAGACAAAGCGCTTACGTCTCCTTTGAATGGCGATAACGTTTTAAAATCATCAGAGGTATATAAAGTAAAAAATATAATCCAAAGTTGGGAAGCTTTGTTAAATGAGTTCTAATATCAAGAAATATAATTTTTATGATCGCTCTTTTAGGAAAAATCCAGAATCATATAAATTACTCAGTTTTTTTATAGCATTATTTTTTTGTGTATTTTTAGCAGCTTTACCTGTAGATGGGTTGGTTGATAGAGCAAGCTATTTACTATACCCAGAAAGCTCTCCAATATTATTAGTCAAAAATATTTCATCAGGCGTGTTACCGCTACTAGTTAATGAGCCTCTGTGGTTGGTTATTAACTCATTACTTTCGTTTGTTATTTCGCCAGAAAATATTATAAGAGCAATAATTGCATTTTCTACATTTACTACATTTTACTTGGTTCTAAAAAACACCAATAGAAAGTATTTTTATATGGTGATGCTATTTTTATTGTTACCTTTGGTTTTAAAAAATAACTTAATTCATTTACGACAAGGTTTTGGGGTAGCCATCTTTTTAATTGGATGGTTTAGCGCTTCAAATAAAGTAAAGTATTTTTTTTATGTCTGTGCTGCACTCATCCACTCATCATTCATAATTATCTCATTAGGTCTTTTGGGTGTTGGCTTTTTAATGCACTTAAAGCTTTCTCACGGGATCAGAAGTATACTTTATGTATTTGTTGGGGTCGTAGTTGGAGTTATGGGGCTTTACTTAGCACAGTTTATTGGTGCGAGACAGGGAGCAGAGTATAGTAACGGAGCATCGCAAAGCGCAAGTGGATTAGGATTTATTTATTGGAGCTTTGTTTTCATGTTATTTGTTATGCAAGGCAAAGTCTTTTTAAGATACAACACACAAATAATATTCTTTCTAATTTTATATCTTTCAACTTATTTTTTATTACCTGTTACGGCAAGAATATTTGAAAGTGTTG
This DNA window, taken from Pseudoalteromonas marina, encodes the following:
- the phbB gene encoding acetoacetyl-CoA reductase — translated: MKKIAVVTGATRGIGLAISQKLSQDGFFIVGISRADNQEANDSWVNSLSNDCRLFKCDVTSLLAVEEMIAKISELEGSVHLLVNNAGITSDSFFHKMSLESWKSVIDTNLNSLFYITQPIYKIMKENGGGKIINISSVNGQKGQAGQVNYSSSKAGVHGFTMALAQEGARSNILVNTISPGYTNTEMMKNIRVDILQGIKDNIPLGRLAEPKEIANVASFLASDCCSYITGANIPVNGGLFIG
- a CDS encoding acyltransferase yields the protein MAYLTDIELQSVGFKALGKNVKISDKAAIYNPDQIEIGNNSRIDDFCVISGNVKIGQYVHIAPFCLVAGGEKGIQMDDFSGLAYQVQVFSQSDDYSGRTLTNPTIPTKYKKETKKHVHLAKHVIVGAGSIVFPGVKLTEGCSVGAMSLVNKTTEPWGIYVGNPAKRVKERKKNLLELEIEFLRDSNGSF
- the rffA gene encoding dTDP-4-amino-4,6-dideoxygalactose transaminase, encoding MVPFNIPPKVGTELAYIEQAIASDKLCGDGYFSKKCEKWFEDSFNTTKALLTPSCTASLELAAILIDIRPGDEVIMPSYTFVSTANAFVLRGAKIIFVDARPDTMNMDETLIGAAITAKTKAIVPVHYAGVACEMDTILAIAEKHNLWVVEDAAQGVMSTYKGKALGTLGHIGCYSFHETKNYSSGGEGGAILINDPKLVKRAEVIREKGTNRSQFLHGIVDKYTWQDIGSSFLPSELQAAYLYAQLEAADTINNYRLSIWERYYSELSLKLKAEQLPHIPDSLTHNAHMFHIKLSSNEERNEFINYMKAQDITTPFHYIPLHSSPAGKQFGEFLGNDTYTTQESSRLVRLPLYYGMTTENQDKVIKACLDFFLES
- a CDS encoding lipopolysaccharide biosynthesis protein encodes the protein MKAKTILQFALGPIGAALLGFITLPFVAWFFTVEDVGRLTMLQVVLGLAVSLFSLSMHQAYVREYHEKADKEALLKLSILPGLALITIVALIALLQPFSISKLLFGIDSNSLTVLLFVGLLASFFINFLAHVIRMQERGLAFSITQIAPKLFLLILISLIMLFGLKAEFYTLMLMNTLAIAFSLIIFAWLTKGSWIAALTKRIDTVLLKGMLTFSLPLVAGGIAYWGVSTMDRFFLRSLAGFEELGIYSLSAALAGVISVVTSIFSSIWHPLLYRWVKEGSEKSKIECVVENMVLFVVLIWSLFGLLSFIIPLFLPQEYSAIEYLIVACIAMPLFYLLSEVTGVGIGITRRTNFSMLASFIAFVVNATLNYLLIPYYGASGAALASIFAFFIFFTVKTESSAHIWKAIPRVKIYVLMIGYVAATCIMVITKANEPALMWIWVFLLILSCALFSKRLAETYCYLKNYLIKRV
- a CDS encoding glycosyltransferase family 4 protein; the encoded protein is MLFIYGALPVGGIETFFMRMAKERHRLGLHTSILLLSLPHESNSELLNEMKKYANVLFPNDIFLNLGKFTRRLPLLVPVKKRALERILENVDQIHASDGMHALVGYRLSNILNKNIVVTVGFYHYIKFLWGGDNVAWHEKVNRKFIFDFLPEKSLLFFSEGNRQLYVKHKRKKLTDANTFRLGVIDKKDIKVSGEVKLPIKILAIGRLVDFKTYNFYMIKVLKNLKTKGFNVQFDIYGDGPLKAQIADEINKAGLSESIHLKGTLDYLKFDETVSNYNLFIGSGTAIIQAAALGLPSIVGVENVIEAETYGYFSDVNQYEYNLKGLDLEMISVETIIEDYINMNTQQRKALISSHLECIDSFTNESCQKSMDELKYITMPAKKLKYNRWIYEFSRILDRVSMRFNKRHPYLTRFEGFEKN
- a CDS encoding ATP-grasp fold amidoligase family protein, translating into MSIIRKIRSNLYSNSNLLRRCWFYLSFYRRNGYFLTALNPTTFNEKVHIRKSNPSNPLFSICSDKLAVKTWITEKGLSEIVIETYYSGKIITYDTLKNIIHENGDVLLKANHNSGPVYLLTESCSDEQIKYACDDVNKQLKVDYGKLKNEPWYSDIPPSILVEKRLLPHLGESSLRDYKFHVFKQSDGDAKVILHIDFERDAAHHRSFFDENLNWIPMTSVYPSIITQIERPKNFETMLELAKSLAKDFSYARVDFYNVDGKIYFGELTFAHESGDAGFNSYAYDKWLGDLWQQDPRM
- a CDS encoding glycosyltransferase, with product MIKKCFEKKITLFISSLAGGGAEGVCVTVASGLAEAGWDVTLVILTLENAVYHTRLSKKVNLVVLDLPNARSSILPIYNYLKIHKPAKVVVFNYELSLILLLIKLFMRVNVKIISRNINSLSENSKSVKRSFRTSVFSFLLMKVYKKSDHIVNQCEGMRTDLLSVFPKLKNKTSVIYNPVNTTVEKEAVNIKPSEVFKDDYILCVGRLEDQKAFHFAIQAFSVVSKNHPSLRLKIVGQGSLEQKLKQLVTDFNLSEKVDFEGFQKNVIPYYLHAKVTLLTSLYEGFPNTLVESISLGTPVVAFNCKSGPSEIIKQGNNGYLVEYQNINSLQDYLDKALTSPLNGDNVLKSSEVYKVKNIIQSWEALLNEF
- a CDS encoding EpsG family protein gives rise to the protein MSSNIKKYNFYDRSFRKNPESYKLLSFFIALFFCVFLAALPVDGLVDRASYLLYPESSPILLVKNISSGVLPLLVNEPLWLVINSLLSFVISPENIIRAIIAFSTFTTFYLVLKNTNRKYFYMVMLFLLLPLVLKNNLIHLRQGFGVAIFLIGWFSASNKVKYFFYVCAALIHSSFIIISLGLLGVGFLMHLKLSHGIRSILYVFVGVVVGVMGLYLAQFIGARQGAEYSNGASQSASGLGFIYWSFVFMLFVMQGKVFLRYNTQIIFFLILYLSTYFLLPVTARIFESVVLLVLLASLRFKVKYKRIFQLVFCLYFFLVWSLHLRLEGLGWFVN